The following coding sequences are from one Natrarchaeobaculum sulfurireducens window:
- a CDS encoding long-chain-fatty-acid--CoA ligase, with product MHKPLLVTDFLDRARTHYADTEAVVATTGERYTYAELAERADRFSAALQARGIEKGDRVAVLDPNTHYHLEAAYGSMQLGAVHMPLNYRLTPEDFSYMLEDADVDAIYADYEYAGKIESIRDEVPTETFITNDVDAVEGGEADEAGRSSSDESDSGWESFDAVLEEAGTEYDRPEMAEDDIITINYTSGTTGDPKGVCRTHRAETIHAYVTCVHQGIGDDDVYLWTLPMFHVNGWGHIYAITGMGAKHVCTRGVDAGGIFEAIQTEDVSYMCGAPTVLNMLIDYYGENDPETTGANDVRIATAGSAPPEATIRTVEDEFGWYLKHVYGATETGPLITTSDARRHFDDDSRDRFAVKKRQGLSFLGTEVRVVDEDGNDVPRDNSTVGEIVVSGNQVMEKYWNKPEETEAAFSDRIEGYYHMGDLAVVDENGMISIQDRKKDIIISGGENISSIELEDTLFEHEAVSDVAVIPAPSEEWGETPKAFVVPANGDPDEPGVTVDELVEFTRDNLASYKAVKRVEFVEQLPTTATGKVQKYELREQEWEDEDQMVGQG from the coding sequence ATGCACAAGCCATTGCTCGTAACTGACTTTCTCGACCGAGCGCGGACACACTACGCCGATACAGAGGCTGTCGTCGCGACGACGGGCGAGCGATACACCTACGCTGAACTCGCCGAGCGAGCCGACCGATTCTCCGCGGCGTTGCAGGCGCGCGGCATCGAGAAGGGAGATCGTGTCGCGGTGCTCGATCCGAACACACACTACCACCTCGAGGCGGCCTACGGGAGTATGCAACTCGGGGCCGTCCACATGCCGCTGAACTACCGGCTGACACCCGAGGACTTCTCGTACATGCTCGAGGACGCCGACGTCGACGCGATCTACGCCGACTACGAGTACGCCGGGAAGATCGAATCGATCCGCGACGAGGTGCCCACCGAGACGTTCATTACGAACGACGTCGACGCGGTCGAGGGGGGTGAGGCTGACGAAGCCGGGCGATCCTCGTCGGACGAGTCCGACAGTGGGTGGGAGAGCTTCGATGCGGTGCTCGAGGAGGCCGGCACCGAGTACGACCGGCCGGAGATGGCAGAAGACGACATAATCACGATCAACTACACCTCGGGGACGACGGGCGACCCGAAAGGCGTCTGTCGGACCCACCGTGCCGAGACGATCCACGCCTACGTTACGTGCGTCCACCAGGGGATCGGAGACGACGACGTCTATCTCTGGACGCTGCCGATGTTCCACGTCAACGGCTGGGGACACATCTACGCGATCACCGGCATGGGCGCAAAACACGTCTGTACGCGCGGTGTCGACGCCGGCGGCATCTTCGAGGCGATCCAGACCGAGGACGTCTCGTACATGTGCGGTGCCCCGACGGTGTTGAACATGTTGATCGACTACTACGGGGAGAACGACCCCGAGACGACCGGCGCGAACGACGTCCGTATCGCAACTGCAGGAAGTGCGCCACCGGAGGCGACCATCCGGACGGTCGAAGACGAGTTCGGCTGGTATCTGAAACACGTCTACGGTGCGACCGAGACGGGGCCGCTCATCACGACCTCCGACGCCCGCCGGCACTTCGACGACGACAGCCGCGACCGATTCGCCGTCAAGAAACGCCAGGGGCTGTCGTTCCTCGGCACTGAGGTTCGGGTCGTCGACGAGGACGGCAACGACGTCCCACGAGACAACTCGACGGTCGGCGAAATCGTCGTCTCCGGCAACCAGGTCATGGAGAAGTACTGGAACAAACCCGAGGAGACCGAGGCGGCCTTCTCCGACCGGATCGAGGGCTACTACCACATGGGCGATCTCGCGGTCGTCGACGAGAACGGCATGATCTCCATCCAGGACCGCAAGAAAGACATCATCATCTCCGGCGGGGAGAACATCTCGAGTATCGAACTCGAGGACACGCTGTTCGAACACGAGGCGGTCTCGGACGTCGCAGTGATCCCGGCCCCGAGCGAGGAGTGGGGCGAGACGCCGAAGGCGTTCGTCGTGCCTGCAAACGGCGATCCAGACGAGCCGGGCGTGACCGTCGACGAACTCGTCGAGTTCACGCGTGACAACCTCGCGAGCTACAAGGCCGTCAAGCGCGTCGAGTTCGTCGAGCAACTCCCGACGACGGCGACGGGCAAGGTCCAGAAGTACGAACTCCGCGAACAGGAGTGGGAAGACGAAGACCAGATGGTCGGCCAGGGCTAG
- a CDS encoding PH domain-containing protein, giving the protein MSLPSPRPLPESLETPDVGVVAATGGYVAICFVAGAIAAALAVDGSAATVVGVVSTAATGGLIVGALLASRIDGLAVRIGRRRRSMAMLFVPPLCFVVATVGFLTIPALEPAAAAGTGLGAFGTLLAALAFASMGRERYARAITPDEPITTVPWLDPVHARMSVGLGIASIVVAVGTVLGGSIAAIDTGSWLLRASTSVAFVAVIFGVVFVLTGLSARSQAAGETSLLGQLRPNEPGKKVFGTRYSATPGSESKWGRPTLEVYETGLVAPGPTGRQFLPWEDVTDVRLESSRLIVDLYGRRSLRCATSVLDDPDEIYALLERHANGSLHRHRTGERSTASD; this is encoded by the coding sequence GTGTCCCTCCCGTCCCCGCGGCCCCTCCCGGAGTCGCTCGAGACCCCCGATGTCGGCGTCGTCGCCGCGACGGGGGGCTACGTCGCTATCTGTTTCGTCGCAGGAGCGATCGCCGCCGCGCTTGCAGTCGACGGCTCCGCCGCGACCGTCGTCGGGGTCGTCTCCACCGCCGCGACGGGTGGACTCATCGTCGGCGCACTGCTCGCTAGCCGAATCGACGGCCTCGCGGTTCGAATCGGCCGACGTCGACGGTCTATGGCGATGTTGTTCGTCCCACCGCTGTGCTTCGTCGTTGCCACCGTCGGTTTCCTCACGATACCGGCCCTCGAGCCCGCTGCAGCCGCCGGAACCGGACTGGGCGCGTTCGGGACGCTCCTCGCGGCGCTCGCGTTCGCGTCGATGGGCCGGGAGCGGTACGCACGGGCGATCACGCCCGACGAGCCGATCACGACGGTTCCGTGGCTCGATCCCGTGCACGCTCGTATGTCCGTTGGGCTCGGAATCGCATCGATCGTCGTCGCCGTGGGGACGGTTCTCGGCGGCAGCATCGCCGCGATCGATACCGGGTCGTGGCTGCTTCGGGCGTCTACAAGCGTCGCGTTCGTCGCAGTGATCTTCGGCGTCGTCTTCGTCCTCACGGGCCTCTCCGCTCGATCGCAGGCCGCAGGCGAGACGTCGTTGCTCGGACAGCTCCGGCCGAACGAACCCGGCAAAAAGGTGTTCGGGACGCGGTACTCGGCCACTCCCGGTTCCGAGAGTAAGTGGGGAAGGCCGACCCTCGAGGTCTACGAAACCGGACTCGTCGCTCCAGGACCGACCGGCCGACAGTTCCTCCCCTGGGAGGACGTAACCGACGTGCGACTCGAGTCCTCGAGACTTATCGTCGATCTGTACGGTCGTCGCTCGCTTCGGTGTGCGACGTCGGTGCTGGACGATCCCGACGAGATCTATGCGTTGCTCGAGCGCCACGCGAACGGTAGCCTGCACCGACACCGCACTGGTGAGAGGTCGACGGCGTCCGACTAG
- a CDS encoding V-type ATP synthase subunit D, translating to MAKDVKPTRKNLMEIEDRIELSERGHGTLEKKRDGLIMEFMDILDKAQDVRGDLADDYEEAQKKINMARAMEGDVAVRGAAAALQEHPEITTESKNIMGVVVPQIESSRVSKSLDERGYGIMGTSARIDEAAEAYEDLLESIILAAEVETAMKKMLREIETTKRRVNALEFKLLPELYENQEYIEQKLEEQEREETFRLKKIKEKKEQEEKADREAAAEGADNLEEADLEPPAAGSVSQG from the coding sequence ATGGCCAAGGACGTAAAGCCCACCCGCAAGAACCTGATGGAGATCGAAGATCGGATCGAACTCTCCGAGCGGGGGCACGGGACCTTAGAGAAGAAACGGGACGGGCTGATCATGGAGTTCATGGACATCCTGGATAAGGCCCAGGACGTTCGTGGCGACCTCGCCGACGACTACGAGGAAGCCCAGAAGAAGATCAACATGGCACGGGCTATGGAAGGTGACGTCGCAGTTCGGGGGGCCGCCGCTGCACTCCAAGAACACCCCGAGATCACCACCGAGTCGAAGAATATCATGGGCGTCGTCGTCCCGCAGATCGAGTCCTCGCGCGTCTCGAAGAGCTTAGACGAGCGTGGCTACGGGATCATGGGTACCTCTGCTCGGATCGACGAGGCCGCCGAGGCCTACGAGGACCTCCTCGAGAGCATCATCCTCGCTGCCGAGGTCGAGACGGCGATGAAGAAGATGCTTCGAGAGATCGAGACGACGAAACGGCGTGTCAACGCCCTCGAGTTCAAGCTCCTGCCCGAACTCTATGAGAATCAAGAGTACATCGAGCAGAAACTCGAAGAACAGGAACGCGAGGAGACGTTCCGGCTGAAAAAAATCAAAGAGAAGAAAGAACAGGAAGAGAAAGCAGACCGCGAAGCAGCTGCCGAGGGAGCCGACAACCTCGAGGAAGCCGACCTCGAGCCGCCGGCCGCCGGCAGTGTCTCGCAGGGTTGA
- a CDS encoding DUF6276 family protein, whose translation MVCSACGSLTITFAVPNPYMEYVPAAPSAASFCSRCLTLEATDSPADADPDFSRVSDAFPTRADRAVPLAIALGLCSSLVTNREAIESLFSDAEAAGTDPLLVINRLCRDPGVEPAIDLDRRAHQLEQLMYDNNG comes from the coding sequence ATGGTCTGTTCTGCCTGTGGCTCGTTGACGATCACCTTCGCCGTCCCGAATCCCTACATGGAATACGTGCCGGCAGCGCCGTCGGCCGCCTCCTTTTGCTCTCGCTGTCTAACCCTCGAAGCCACAGATTCGCCAGCTGATGCCGATCCGGACTTCTCACGCGTCAGCGATGCCTTCCCAACGCGTGCCGATCGAGCCGTTCCGCTCGCGATTGCCCTGGGACTGTGTTCGTCGCTGGTAACCAACCGCGAGGCGATCGAATCGCTGTTCTCCGACGCCGAAGCGGCCGGGACCGACCCCTTGCTCGTGATCAATCGGCTCTGTCGCGACCCCGGCGTCGAACCGGCGATCGACCTCGATCGACGGGCCCACCAGCTCGAGCAGTTGATGTACGATAACAACGGCTGA
- a CDS encoding DUF5811 family protein — translation MNGNTPYAGLPGQTKAGQRAAADLPTLSGPQKRLLHRDVSRIAALTREFLPDEYVVDADVRSGISGPQVTVAVQPPVGHPVSAGFAPDVDDVTDEIISDDERTEVARGLAASAALQMKQAISNGITPTGK, via the coding sequence ATGAACGGAAATACGCCGTACGCAGGACTCCCCGGACAGACGAAGGCCGGTCAACGAGCCGCGGCGGACCTTCCAACCCTCTCCGGGCCACAGAAACGTCTTCTCCACCGAGATGTCTCGCGAATCGCCGCACTGACCCGGGAGTTTCTGCCCGACGAATACGTCGTTGACGCCGACGTCAGAAGCGGCATCTCCGGACCACAGGTAACCGTCGCCGTCCAGCCACCAGTCGGCCACCCCGTCAGTGCGGGCTTTGCCCCCGACGTTGATGACGTCACCGACGAGATCATCAGCGACGACGAACGTACCGAAGTCGCCCGTGGACTGGCCGCGAGCGCGGCGTTACAGATGAAACAGGCCATCAGCAACGGGATCACGCCGACCGGCAAGTAA